Part of the Granulicella cerasi genome is shown below.
CGCGCTCGTCAAACCGAGAAGAAGACCGCCGTTAACCGCGCCAACAAGTCCAAGCTCCGTGGCACGCTCCGCCTCATCCGCGAAGCAATCACCGCTGGCAACAAGGAAGCCATCGTGGCTCAGTACCGCGTTACCGTGTCGATCCTCGACAAGAGCGTGCAGAAGGGTGTCCTGCACAAGAACACCGCAAGCCGCTACAAGAGCCGCCTGAACGCACGCGTCAAGGCTGCTGTCGTCAAGGCATAAGCTCAGTTCCAAAGCATTTCGAAACGGTCAGCCTTCGGGCTGGCCGTTTTCACTTGTGCGTCACGTTCCGGCTCCGGCAAAATGTATCGCATCAGGAGACATTCATTGAACCGCGCCCTTGTGCTTTCCTTTTGCTGCGCTTTCCTTACAGGCTGTGGTGCCTCACCGAACTCCACCTCATGCGTGCCGCAGGGCTTCCTTATGGATGCGAAGCCCGTCGTTCTTCCGGAACAGATGCCGGACCACACTCTTCCGGCCCCCGGCAATCAGATCGAATTCGAGGCGGCGAAAGGCGCGACGTACGGCCCGAATTGCGTCACATCGATGCTTCTTCATGTCGTGCCAGCCCAATGGACGACATCGGACCCAACCAACGTCAGCATCACCAACACGACCGATAGCAACGGAACGTCTTATGGTCTGGCGACCTGCAAGGGAACCACGCAGGCTAATGCCACCGTAACCGCCACCATCACCGACTCCGGCTTTACTCAGTCGATCCCTATCCCCATCACCTGTAAGTAGCTAATTCCGCGGCGGCAACTTGTCCTGATATTCCGCCTTCTCGCCGGGGTTCAGCAGCGTCGGGCGCTTGCGGGGACCGGTCGCGTCTCCCAGCGTTCCCGGCTCTGCGCCGGATGCTGCAGCGACTGCGCCCTGCCCTGCCTCGGTGCTTGAGGCGATCGGCGTCTGCAAGCTCGCAGCCACCTCCGGCGGGGCCTCCGCCAGGCGCGACAACGACACCTTCGCATCACCCACGGTCGGCGGAGCGAATTTGTTCACCTCGGCAAGCTCCGCGAGGTCCTTCTTCGACGGCGCTGGCAGGTCGTACAACTGCAACTCATCGCCCTCCAGCACCACAAGCTCGCGGCCATCGGCGGTGAGGTCAAAGTTCTCGGCCGTCTCCATCACCGGCGAGAGCGCGAGCTTCAGCAACAGGTCACCGCTCTCCGACTGATACACACGCACTTCCTGGTCGAACGCAGGGCGCGCGCTGGGATCGGGCTGCATCGTTCCCGGCGCCGGAGAGCCGACCGCGGCGCGGCGAAAGCTCATCGCAAAGCGGCCCGCCGCAGGTGCGGTGATGAAGCTCGGAGTCTCCGGAAATGCGGGGAAATCCTCTTCCCAAACTTCATGCCCGTCGAAGCCCAGCACCTGCACGCGAGGGTCCTGACTGATGCCCTGGCAGGAAATCACCGCGAACTGCGAGTGCGACAGAAGACGCGCTCGCGGCGGACAAGCCGACGGCATCTCCCCCATAGCCACCGGCTTCGCCCCGCCAAAGGGGTTGAAGCTGAAGGCCCACACATTGCGGTTCTTTTCTTCAGTCCACAGATATCCATCCGCGTTCATCGGCAGCGCAATCGGAATCGCAGCCTTCACCGCTCCCGCCGGATGCGTCTCGCCGTCTTCGCGGACGCGGAAATAGCTCATCAGGTATTCGGCCTTCGGCTGGTTGTCGGAGGTTTCCCCGAGCTTCACCACAGGCCCATGCTGCTCCTTCGGTGGAAGCTGGCGAATCGCGGCGAAGATCTGGCTGTCCGGCGAAGGAATGATGCTGATCGGCTCTCCCGGCCAATGCTCAAACGCCTTGCGCAGGAAGGGATCCTTGCCGCCCATCTGCGCGCGCACGTCCATGATGCTGAAGAGCTTGCCCATGCGCACGACGAAGCGGCCATCCCCCAGCGCCCAGAGATAACGCGCATGGTCGTGCAGTAGCCACTCGGTAGTGGCGACCACGCTGCCGCTCGGCAAAGTCAGAATCGCCGCGGTCACATTGCGTGCATCGCTGTCGCGCTCCTGCAGGTCCGACCGCTTGACCAGCGTGCGCGAGGAGTACGTCACCAGCAGATGCTCGCTGTCGACGAAGTCCACCGTGAACATCGACGCGCCCACATCAAGCAGGCGTCCGCCCACGGCCGGAGCGCCGAAATCCGACAGCTTGATGCGCGCTACCGGCTCCGGAGCCTTGCTCTTTTTCGGCGCACTGGCACCACAGACCAGCGAGCCAGCCAGGCCCGCAGCCGAAAACATTGCGCACGCCTTTTGCCACGCTCGCCGCATCTTGAACCTCAGATATCTTTTACTCTGGCACAGACGGGGCGACATGCTCAAACGAGCACAGCCGTTTCCGTTCGTTCCACGAAACTTAACACCCCGGAAAGCGAGCCCCATCCTTGCGCCTCAAATTTAGTGTTCTCGCCAGTACCGCGGCCCTGCTGCTTTCACCTCTCGCGCTCCAGGCGCAGGCTCCCAGCACCGCCGCACCCACCGAGATCCCCAAGCCCTCTCCGCTTTTCGACGCCGCCGCGATGGACCGCACCGCCGATCCCTGCACCGACTTCTACAAGTTCTCCTGCGGCAACTTCGCCAAGCTTCATCCGATCCCTAACGACCAGGCCTCGGTCGATCAGTTCTATCTGCTCTTCAACGTGAACACCGCGCGCCTGAACGCCATCCTCAGCGACCTCAGCAAGCCCGGCACCAGGCGCACCGCCATGGAGCAGAAGGTCGGCGATGATTACGCCGCATGTATGGACACCACGCGCATCGAACAGCTTGACCTGAAGCCGATCGAACCGCTGCTCGGCGAGATCGACCGCGTCTCGCTTTCGGGCCTCACCTATCTCGCCGGCGAGTTGCAGCGCATCGGTGTCAACGCCTTCTTCAGCTTCGGCGAGTTGCAAGATTTCAAGGACTCGACCAAGCAGATCGCGTTCATCGATCAGGGTGGGCTTGGCCTGCCCGAGCGCGACTACTACACGCGCACCGGCGACGCCGACAAGAAGCTCCGCGATCAGTACGTCGAGCACATCACCAAGATGCTCTCCTTCATCGGCTACCCGCCGCAGCGCGCTCTCTTCGAGGCGAAGAACATTCTGGCTTTCGAGACCAAGCTTGCCGAAGCACAGATGACCGTCACCGAACGCCGTGACCCGATGAAGATCTATCACCCGGAGACGCTCGCGCAGTTCAACGAGCTGGTACGGGTGCCCTTCGCGCCGTTCTTCGAGGCCATCCATGCTCCGAAGTTCGACACGCTCAACAACGCGAACCCCGATTACTTCCCGAAGCTCGTCGCAGCTATTCACTCCACGCCTATCGATACCCTGCGGGCTTATCTGCGCTATCAGCTCGTCACCACCTACGCGCATGATCTTCCGCAACGCATTGATGCCGAAAACTTCCGCTTCTACGGTACGGTGCTGAACGGTCAGCCTGTGCAGCGCGCGCGCTGGAAGCGCTGCTCGAACATGGTCGACGGCTCGCTCGGCGAAGCTCTCGGTGAAGCCTACGTGGACCGCTACTTCGCTGGCGACTCCAAGGCCAAGGTGCTCGCGATGGTGCATGACATCGAGACCTCGATGGACCGCGACATCAACACCCTCGACTGGATGAGCCCGGAGACGAAGGTCAAAGCCAAGGCCAAGCTCAACCTCATCACCAACAAGATCGGCTACCCCGACAAGTGGCGCGACTACTCGAAGCTCGAGATCTCGCCGTCGGACGCGTTCGGCAACGATCGCCGCGCCAAGGCGTTTGAGAACGATCGCGTGCTGGACAAGATCGGCCAGCCCGTCGATCGCGGCGAGTGGAGCATGACGCCGCCGACCGTCAACGCTTACTACGATCCGTCGATGAACAACATCAACTTCCCCGCCGGCATCCTGCAGCCTGCGTTCTACGACGCAAGCTCGAATGATCTCGCCGCAAACTACGGCCACATGGGCGCGGTCATCGGCCACGAACTCACGCATGGCTTCGATGATCAGGGCGCGCAGTTCGACGGCCAGGGCAACCTCAAGGACTGGTGGAGCGCCGATGACAAGAAGAAGTTTGAGGAGCGCACCGGCTGCCTCGCCACCGAATATGGCGGCTTCACCGCCGTGGACGATGTGAAGGTCAACGGCAAGCTGACGCTTGGCGAAAACACCGCGGACAATGGCGGTGCGACGCTCGCTTTCATGGCTTACCTCGACGCCGCCAAGGCGGCGGGCGTGGACGTGAACGCTAAGGTCGACGGCTTCAACGGCCCGCAGCGTTACTGGATCGCCTTCGCCCAGAACTGGTGCGAGAACTCACGCCCCGAGACGATCCGCCAGCAGGTGCAGACCGATCCGCATTCTCCCAGCCACTTCCGCGCCAACGGCGTCGTCGTGAACCAGCAGGAGTTCCGCAAGGCCTTCGGCTGCAAGGCCGGCACGCCCATGGCTCCGGCCGACGCCTGCCGCGTCTGGTAGTCGTCTCGTGGAAACAAGAAGGCCGGGCATGCAGCCCGGCCTTTCCTTTTGGTTTTCGTCACGCTTAGAACTCGAGCTGAGGCTCTTTCGGAGCGGCCGTATCCACCGGAGTACTCGGAGTTCCCTCGCGCGGCTCCGTTCCGTCCTTCAAGGGCACCCCTGTCTCCTTCGCCCCCGGCACGACCTGTGCTGCGATCGCTTCCTGCGGCGTCGGCACGCCGTTCATCCACTCGTCGTGTACCTCCAGCAGCGGAGCGTCCTTCGGCAGGTGGAAACGCCCTCCGCCGATGTACGCGACCAGCGTGATGATCGCCGTCGGTGGCGAAAGCAGCGTCAGCGGAATGCCGTAAAGCTTTACGAGGCTCTCGGCGACGCCCTTCACATCATGCGAGCGCGGGATCGTCCCCGGCACCTGCGGAATGCGAAAGATCGTGAGCCCGGTTTCCGGATGTTTCTTCGAGTAATGCACCATCGCACGCGCAACAGACTTCGGCGTCGTCATGCCGAGATCTGAGATGAAGTTGCGACGCACCGCGTGCGGATAAAGCCGGTTCACCAGCGTGCGCGCAAAGTCGGCGCAGTTGCGAAACGCTCCGTTGTAATGCTCCGTGTTCGGCAAGCCATTGAAGACCGCGATCAGGTCCGCATCCTGCTCCGGCGTGGAGTTCACCTGAAAGCCATAGATCGTGCGGTCATACGCCGAGCCAACCACCTCATACCAGTTGCCACCCGGAACCTTGCCATCGGGACCATCCGGCGCAATTGCCTCCAGATGTTCGCGGCGATAGCGATCGCGCAACTCATGCTCCAGCGAACGGTCCGCCCACGTCGGGATCTCGGCCACCGCATCTACCGAGTACAGATACGGCACCAAAGGCACCGCGACCCAGTCGTAATGCTCGATACCGTCATAGCGCGAAATCACCACGCCCATCTCACCGGGGCGACAAGGCCGCAGCCGAAGCGGGCCTTCAGCGCAAATGTGGTCGAGATAAACCGCCATGTGCCCCGTGGGATTGATAAACCCCATGTCGCCGTAGGGCATCTCCAGGAGAAGCGAAACTGACGCCGATGCGCGCGTTGGAAGCAAGCTCAACGCCGCGAAAGCCGCTGCTGTT
Proteins encoded:
- a CDS encoding M13 family metallopeptidase, producing MRLKFSVLASTAALLLSPLALQAQAPSTAAPTEIPKPSPLFDAAAMDRTADPCTDFYKFSCGNFAKLHPIPNDQASVDQFYLLFNVNTARLNAILSDLSKPGTRRTAMEQKVGDDYAACMDTTRIEQLDLKPIEPLLGEIDRVSLSGLTYLAGELQRIGVNAFFSFGELQDFKDSTKQIAFIDQGGLGLPERDYYTRTGDADKKLRDQYVEHITKMLSFIGYPPQRALFEAKNILAFETKLAEAQMTVTERRDPMKIYHPETLAQFNELVRVPFAPFFEAIHAPKFDTLNNANPDYFPKLVAAIHSTPIDTLRAYLRYQLVTTYAHDLPQRIDAENFRFYGTVLNGQPVQRARWKRCSNMVDGSLGEALGEAYVDRYFAGDSKAKVLAMVHDIETSMDRDINTLDWMSPETKVKAKAKLNLITNKIGYPDKWRDYSKLEISPSDAFGNDRRAKAFENDRVLDKIGQPVDRGEWSMTPPTVNAYYDPSMNNINFPAGILQPAFYDASSNDLAANYGHMGAVIGHELTHGFDDQGAQFDGQGNLKDWWSADDKKKFEERTGCLATEYGGFTAVDDVKVNGKLTLGENTADNGGATLAFMAYLDAAKAAGVDVNAKVDGFNGPQRYWIAFAQNWCENSRPETIRQQVQTDPHSPSHFRANGVVVNQQEFRKAFGCKAGTPMAPADACRVW
- the rpsT gene encoding 30S ribosomal protein S20 is translated as MANHVSSLKRARQTEKKTAVNRANKSKLRGTLRLIREAITAGNKEAIVAQYRVTVSILDKSVQKGVLHKNTASRYKSRLNARVKAAVVKA